The Serpentinimonas maccroryi genome has a segment encoding these proteins:
- the nusB gene encoding transcription antitermination factor NusB — translation MTAPAHAAVGPAAAPAAAPEAPKPRKAADKSARTRAREFAVQALYQHLVGRNAAAEIDAFTRELSGFHKADSVHYDALLHGCIASAPALDAALEPLLDRPLVELSPIEHAVLWIGAYELQHCLDVPWRVVLNECIELAKSFGGTDGHKYVNGVLNQLAPQWRSAEVQRDAARPNRSPQPAPVRPLPAPSA, via the coding sequence ATGACCGCCCCCGCGCATGCGGCGGTGGGCCCTGCAGCGGCCCCTGCTGCAGCCCCGGAGGCCCCCAAGCCGCGCAAGGCGGCCGACAAATCGGCGCGCACCCGGGCGCGCGAATTCGCCGTGCAGGCGCTCTATCAGCATCTGGTCGGGCGCAACGCCGCGGCCGAGATCGACGCCTTCACGCGCGAGCTCAGCGGCTTTCATAAGGCCGACAGCGTGCACTACGACGCGCTGCTGCACGGCTGCATCGCCAGCGCGCCCGCGCTCGACGCGGCGCTGGAGCCGCTGCTCGACCGGCCGTTGGTCGAGCTGTCGCCGATCGAGCACGCGGTGCTGTGGATCGGGGCCTACGAGCTGCAGCACTGCCTCGACGTGCCTTGGCGCGTGGTGCTCAACGAGTGCATCGAGCTGGCCAAATCTTTTGGCGGTACCGACGGCCACAAATACGTGAATGGCGTGCTCAACCAGCTGGCGCCGCAGTGGCGCAGCGCCGAGGTGCAGCGCGACGCCGCCCGCCCCAACCGCAGCCCTCAACCGGCGCCTGTGCGCCCGCTGCCGGCGCCATCCGCCTGA
- the nrdR gene encoding transcriptional regulator NrdR codes for MKCPFCSHPDTQVAETRVAEDGQHVRRRRRCPACDKRFTTYERPELALPLVVKKDGRRIDYDAAKLRASFALALRKRPVSTQQIDAAIERIEEALLQLGQREVASQRLGEMVMRELKKIDQVAYIRFASVYRSFQDIDEFKTLVDEVRQ; via the coding sequence ATGAAATGCCCTTTTTGCAGCCACCCCGATACCCAAGTGGCCGAAACCCGGGTGGCTGAAGACGGGCAACACGTGCGCCGCCGGCGCCGCTGCCCGGCCTGCGACAAGCGCTTTACCACCTACGAGCGGCCCGAGCTGGCGCTGCCGCTGGTGGTCAAAAAAGACGGCCGGCGCATCGACTACGACGCCGCCAAGCTGCGCGCCAGCTTCGCCCTGGCGCTGCGCAAGCGCCCGGTGAGCACGCAGCAGATCGACGCCGCCATCGAGCGCATCGAAGAAGCTCTGCTGCAACTCGGGCAGCGCGAGGTGGCCTCACAGCGGCTGGGCGAGATGGTGATGCGCGAGCTCAAAAAAATCGATCAGGTGGCCTACATCCGCTTTGCCAGCGTCTATCGCAGCTTCCAAGACATCGACGAGTTCAAGACCCTAGTCGATGAAGTGCGACAATAG
- a CDS encoding EAL domain-containing protein codes for MNQSEIERLRFMIVEDEPTQRASLVALLTRIGARHITQAEHGRAALEMLQAQSPPTDVLLCDLDLPEMDGMALLRQMAGLPSLPSIILVSQLDAAMRDSVFAMAQAYRLPILGDMAKPPSRSKLLDLLALHQASALHKPRPANAAAPAVERDEIAAGLKKGEFVPYFQPKVEMDSGRVVGVEALVRWNHPHRGLLAPGAFLAAVESHGLMDHLTWIVLSQSAAIGQTWHQRGLALTLSVNLSLSSLGRVELAERIVEVVSKHGFPLSSMILEVTESAAMQAVGPSLENLTRLRLRGFGLSIDDYGTGYSALQQLTRVPFTELKIDQSFVRTAVQHETTRIVVESSLDIARKLKLKSTAEGIETPQQWEMLKAMGCDIAQGYLIAKPMPAEALPDWVARWHPGSLKRRTSSAPEVDILLVEDEDFQRATYAELLRQLRLGRVETAASVEQALHCLEYARYGLVITDVDLGQSSGLELVRLIRSRQTPAGPQTRIVLLSSHAEEDLVLQSIALDINGYLAKPASAFALQEAIEQALTEAFIAQPAVHYLGLSAAEPPADSPLSASILRDTPARTATPEHPSGRALALEGLEAGMVLAAPILNEEHKLILRSGHVLTASIINRLLEMRHLLLKPLVVVHAAAPPQHPSV; via the coding sequence ATGAACCAATCTGAGATCGAGCGACTGCGCTTCATGATCGTCGAAGACGAGCCCACGCAGCGCGCCAGCTTGGTGGCCCTGCTGACGCGCATCGGGGCGCGCCACATCACGCAAGCCGAACACGGGCGGGCCGCGCTCGAGATGTTGCAGGCCCAGTCGCCACCGACCGACGTCCTGCTCTGCGACCTCGACCTGCCCGAGATGGACGGCATGGCCCTGTTGCGGCAAATGGCCGGCTTGCCCAGCCTGCCGTCGATCATACTGGTCAGCCAGCTCGACGCCGCCATGCGCGATTCGGTCTTTGCCATGGCCCAAGCCTACCGCTTGCCGATCTTGGGTGACATGGCCAAACCGCCCTCGCGCAGCAAGCTGCTCGACTTGCTGGCGCTCCACCAAGCGTCTGCGCTCCACAAGCCACGCCCTGCCAACGCGGCGGCACCCGCGGTCGAGCGCGATGAAATCGCCGCGGGCCTGAAAAAAGGCGAGTTCGTGCCCTACTTTCAACCCAAGGTCGAGATGGACAGCGGCCGCGTCGTCGGCGTCGAGGCGCTGGTGCGCTGGAACCACCCACACCGCGGTCTGCTGGCACCGGGGGCGTTTCTGGCTGCGGTCGAAAGCCACGGCCTGATGGACCACCTGACGTGGATCGTGCTGTCCCAATCGGCCGCCATAGGCCAAACCTGGCACCAGCGTGGTCTGGCACTGACGCTGTCGGTCAACCTCTCGCTCAGCTCGCTGGGCCGTGTCGAACTGGCCGAGCGCATCGTCGAAGTCGTGTCCAAACACGGGTTTCCGCTCAGCAGCATGATCCTAGAAGTGACCGAATCGGCGGCCATGCAAGCCGTCGGGCCCAGCCTAGAAAACCTGACGCGGCTGCGCCTGCGCGGCTTCGGGCTGTCGATCGACGACTACGGCACCGGCTACTCGGCGCTGCAGCAACTGACCCGGGTGCCGTTTACCGAACTCAAGATCGACCAATCTTTCGTCAGAACGGCGGTCCAGCACGAAACCACACGCATCGTGGTCGAGTCCAGCCTCGATATCGCGCGCAAACTCAAGCTCAAGAGCACCGCCGAAGGCATCGAAACCCCCCAGCAGTGGGAAATGCTCAAGGCCATGGGCTGCGACATCGCCCAAGGCTACCTGATCGCCAAGCCCATGCCGGCCGAAGCCCTGCCCGACTGGGTGGCGCGCTGGCACCCCGGCAGCCTCAAACGGCGCACGTCCAGTGCGCCTGAGGTTGACATTCTGCTGGTCGAAGACGAAGACTTCCAGCGCGCCACCTATGCCGAACTGCTGCGCCAGTTGCGGCTCGGGCGCGTCGAGACCGCGGCCAGCGTCGAACAGGCCCTGCATTGCCTCGAGTACGCCCGCTATGGGCTGGTGATCACCGACGTCGATCTGGGCCAGTCCAGCGGACTGGAGCTGGTGCGCCTGATCCGTTCGCGCCAAACCCCGGCTGGGCCGCAGACGCGCATCGTGCTGCTGTCGTCGCACGCCGAGGAAGACCTGGTGCTGCAGTCGATTGCGCTCGACATCAATGGCTACCTCGCCAAGCCAGCCAGCGCCTTTGCCTTGCAAGAAGCCATCGAACAAGCGCTGACCGAAGCCTTCATTGCCCAGCCTGCCGTCCACTATCTGGGCCTGAGCGCCGCCGAACCCCCTGCCGACTCGCCCCTGTCGGCCTCGATCCTGCGCGACACCCCAGCCCGCACCGCAACGCCCGAACACCCGAGCGGCCGCGCCTTGGCGCTGGAGGGCCTAGAAGCCGGCATGGTGCTGGCCGCGCCGATTTTGAACGAAGAACACAAGCTCATCCTGCGCAGCGGCCATGTGCTCACGGCGTCGATCATCAACCGCTTGCTCGAGATGCGCCACCTGCTGCTCAAACCGCTGGTCGTGGTGCATGCGGCCGCGCCACCCCAGCACCCCAGCGTCTGA
- a CDS encoding sigma-54-dependent transcriptional regulator translates to MKLPPPSTQPHLLVVDDEPDLLTLYELTLSKSGHRVAAASDLAQARALLATQHFDVLITDMRLPDGLGLELVRELAQAGRAEKTIVVTAYGSAENAVQALKAGAFDYLTKPVEPAQLRAAVANALQAALPPCNAVAPQPAAGAGLGRGEESEPATDEPRPSPAPAAGPSDDQGEKSVATDPALAPLVGSSPAMCALRERVQRVARSMAPVLVLGESGTGKELVARALHRCSHRAGGPFVAVNCGAIPDTLLEAEFFGVRKGAYTGANAHREGYFQAAAGGTLFLDEIGDLPLAMQVKLLRAVQERRVRSLGATDDEATDVRLVSATHLDLAVAVREGRFRQDLYYRLNVIDLHLPPLRERLADLPELAAVLLQRLSERSGHHSTPVLSAAALARLARHPFPGNVRELENLLERALALHPGPVLEVEAVGTPPPSALPTATAAAAAPAESPDEHAPTREQLQAWLNQHRWNQSRTARQLGWTLAKLRYWMQRHGLADTSPPP, encoded by the coding sequence ATGAAACTGCCCCCACCGAGCACCCAACCCCATCTGCTGGTCGTCGATGACGAACCCGACCTGCTCACGCTCTACGAGCTGACGTTGAGCAAAAGCGGGCACCGGGTCGCCGCGGCCAGCGATCTGGCACAGGCGCGCGCGCTGCTAGCCACACAGCATTTTGATGTCCTGATCACCGACATGCGCTTGCCCGACGGCTTGGGGCTGGAGCTGGTGCGCGAACTGGCCCAGGCGGGACGCGCAGAAAAAACCATCGTCGTCACCGCCTACGGCTCGGCCGAGAACGCGGTGCAAGCGCTCAAGGCCGGCGCCTTCGACTACCTGACCAAGCCGGTCGAGCCGGCACAGTTGCGCGCCGCCGTGGCCAACGCCCTGCAAGCCGCGCTGCCGCCCTGCAACGCCGTTGCGCCCCAGCCTGCAGCGGGGGCTGGGCTGGGCCGGGGTGAGGAATCGGAGCCTGCGACTGACGAACCCCGGCCCAGCCCGGCCCCCGCTGCTGGGCCCAGCGACGACCAGGGTGAAAAATCGGTGGCGACCGACCCCGCCCTGGCACCGCTGGTAGGCTCCAGCCCCGCCATGTGCGCGCTGCGCGAGCGCGTGCAGCGGGTGGCGCGCAGCATGGCGCCGGTGCTGGTGCTGGGCGAATCGGGCACTGGCAAAGAGCTGGTGGCGCGCGCGCTGCACCGCTGCAGCCACCGCGCTGGCGGGCCCTTCGTCGCCGTCAACTGCGGCGCCATCCCCGACACCCTGCTCGAAGCCGAATTCTTTGGCGTGCGCAAAGGTGCCTATACCGGCGCCAACGCGCACCGCGAGGGCTACTTTCAGGCGGCGGCAGGCGGCACCTTGTTTTTGGATGAAATCGGCGATCTGCCGCTGGCCATGCAAGTCAAGCTGCTGCGTGCGGTGCAAGAGCGGCGCGTGCGCAGCCTCGGCGCCACCGACGACGAAGCCACCGATGTGCGGCTGGTCAGCGCCACCCACCTCGACCTGGCGGTGGCCGTGCGCGAAGGGCGCTTCCGGCAAGACCTGTATTACCGCCTCAACGTCATCGACCTGCACTTGCCGCCGTTGCGCGAGCGCCTTGCCGACCTGCCCGAACTGGCCGCCGTGCTGCTGCAGCGCCTGAGCGAACGCAGCGGCCACCACAGCACCCCGGTGCTCAGCGCAGCGGCGTTGGCGCGCCTGGCCCGCCACCCGTTCCCTGGCAACGTGCGCGAACTGGAAAATCTGCTCGAGCGCGCGCTGGCGCTGCACCCCGGCCCCGTGCTAGAGGTCGAGGCCGTCGGGACGCCGCCACCCAGCGCCTTACCCACGGCAACTGCGGCGGCTGCAGCACCCGCAGAAAGCCCCGACGAACACGCCCCCACCCGCGAGCAACTGCAGGCTTGGCTGAACCAGCACCGCTGGAACCAGTCGCGCACCGCGCGCCAGCTCGGCTGGACCTTGGCCAAGCTGCGTTACTGGATGCAGCGCCACGGTTTGGCCGATACGAGCCCACCCCCATAA
- a CDS encoding riboflavin synthase: MFTGIITGVGRITAVHPLGATAQHGKRLCIQTPPGYLAGVGLGDSIALNGACMTVTTLDLAAHEFTVEVSAESLAHTAGLDRPGAVNLEQALRAQDRLGGHIVTGHVDAVGRVLHFAPVGESWALHLLAPPALAPYLATKGSITVNGVSLTVNAVFDRPEGCECHLNLIGHTLSHTTLGQLQAGQPVNLEIDLIARYVARMLKTPA, from the coding sequence ATGTTCACCGGCATCATCACCGGGGTGGGGCGCATCACCGCCGTCCATCCGCTAGGCGCTACGGCGCAGCACGGCAAGCGCCTGTGCATCCAAACCCCGCCGGGCTATTTGGCCGGGGTGGGCTTGGGCGACAGCATCGCCCTCAACGGCGCTTGTATGACCGTGACCACGCTCGATTTGGCAGCGCACGAGTTCACGGTCGAGGTCTCGGCCGAATCGCTGGCGCACACGGCCGGCCTCGATCGCCCGGGCGCGGTCAATCTGGAGCAAGCGCTGCGCGCCCAAGACCGGCTCGGTGGCCACATCGTCACCGGGCACGTGGATGCGGTGGGCCGCGTGTTGCACTTTGCCCCGGTGGGCGAGAGCTGGGCGCTGCACCTGCTGGCCCCGCCGGCGCTGGCGCCGTACTTGGCCACCAAGGGCTCGATCACCGTCAACGGCGTGAGCCTGACCGTGAACGCGGTGTTCGACCGCCCCGAGGGCTGCGAATGCCACCTCAACCTGATCGGGCACACGCTCAGCCACACCACGCTGGGCCAGTTGCAGGCCGGCCAACCGGTCAACCTCGAAATCGACCTGATTGCGCGCTATGTGGCGCGCATGCTCAAAACCCCAGCATGA
- the ybgC gene encoding tol-pal system-associated acyl-CoA thioesterase: MSQPFHWPVRVYWEDTDAGGIVFYANYLKFFERARTEWLRSLGLEQQRLREQTGGVFVVSETALRYQRPARLDDLLQVSARVTELGRATLTLHQEARLWPPQPSQAAAHEPTVAELLCEATIRIGWVDAATLRPLRLPPALVHLLNQS, from the coding sequence ATGTCACAACCCTTTCACTGGCCGGTGCGCGTCTATTGGGAAGACACCGACGCCGGCGGCATCGTTTTTTACGCCAATTACCTCAAGTTTTTCGAGCGCGCCCGCACCGAGTGGTTGCGCAGCCTCGGGCTGGAGCAGCAGCGCCTGCGCGAGCAGACCGGGGGCGTGTTCGTGGTCAGCGAGACCGCGCTGCGCTACCAGCGCCCGGCGCGGCTAGACGATTTGTTGCAAGTCAGTGCGCGCGTCACGGAACTCGGGCGCGCCACCCTGACACTTCACCAAGAGGCGCGCCTGTGGCCGCCGCAGCCTAGCCAAGCCGCCGCGCATGAGCCCACGGTGGCCGAGCTGCTGTGCGAGGCCACCATCCGCATCGGCTGGGTCGATGCCGCCACGCTCAGGCCGCTGCGGCTGCCGCCGGCCTTGGTCCATTTGCTGAATCAATCATGA
- a CDS encoding energy transducer TonB, with product MHATPPDLNPPAPGRWRLPLALALAIHALLLLALSASVSWQQEPSVQVVQAELWAQLPQAAVAPAAPAPVPAPPAAPSAPEPPVPPLPPAPAPTPPQVRIPAPAPAPNPAAIALEQQRERERLEQRQQQQRAAEQARQQRELEAQLEAERQRNIERIMGRAATAAPAAPAAPGTATVAAGPSPGYANRLAAAIRPNIVFTDILSANPRAEVELRALPDGTILSARLLQSSGHAGWDAAVLRAIERTGRLPRDVDGRVPSVLILGFRPQD from the coding sequence ATGCACGCAACCCCACCCGACCTCAACCCCCCGGCCCCCGGCCGCTGGCGCCTGCCGCTGGCGCTGGCGCTGGCGATACACGCGCTGCTGCTGCTGGCCTTGAGCGCCAGCGTGAGCTGGCAGCAAGAGCCCAGCGTGCAGGTGGTGCAGGCCGAGCTGTGGGCGCAGCTGCCGCAGGCGGCTGTGGCGCCAGCCGCGCCAGCGCCCGTCCCGGCCCCACCTGCGGCCCCATCCGCGCCCGAGCCACCGGTGCCACCTCTGCCGCCCGCGCCTGCACCCACGCCGCCCCAGGTTCGTATACCGGCCCCGGCGCCTGCGCCCAACCCGGCGGCCATCGCACTCGAGCAGCAGCGCGAGCGCGAGCGGCTCGAGCAGCGCCAGCAACAACAACGCGCCGCCGAGCAAGCGCGCCAGCAGCGCGAACTGGAAGCCCAGCTCGAGGCCGAGCGCCAGCGCAACATCGAGCGCATCATGGGCCGGGCGGCGACTGCGGCGCCGGCTGCGCCCGCTGCACCCGGTACAGCCACCGTTGCAGCCGGCCCCTCACCCGGCTACGCCAACCGCTTGGCGGCGGCGATACGGCCGAACATCGTTTTCACCGATATCCTCAGCGCCAATCCGCGCGCTGAGGTCGAGTTGCGCGCGCTGCCCGATGGCACCATCCTGAGCGCCCGCTTGCTGCAATCGAGCGGCCATGCCGGCTGGGATGCGGCGGTGTTGCGGGCGATCGAACGCACGGGGCGCCTGCCCCGCGACGTCGATGGCCGCGTGCCTAGCGTGCTCATCTTGGGCTTTAGGCCGCAAGACTGA
- a CDS encoding biopolymer transporter ExbD: MPAVAARGRGRRTMSQINMVPFIDVMLVLLIIFMVTATLIVPGQIELPGVGQAARQPERFIHVVIDAQGQIELRDSTATGPAQALTLEQLPARVLALQAAAATASADAADAATAPAPAAAPVIISADRSLRYETVIEAMDALQRAGVARIGLAVQEATP; this comes from the coding sequence ATGCCCGCCGTCGCCGCCCGTGGCCGAGGCCGCCGCACCATGAGCCAGATCAACATGGTGCCGTTCATCGACGTGATGTTGGTGCTGCTGATCATTTTTATGGTGACGGCCACGCTGATCGTCCCCGGCCAGATCGAGCTGCCCGGCGTCGGCCAAGCGGCGCGCCAGCCCGAGCGCTTCATCCACGTGGTGATCGACGCGCAAGGTCAGATCGAGTTGCGCGACAGCACCGCCACCGGCCCAGCGCAGGCGCTCACGCTGGAGCAGCTGCCGGCCCGGGTGCTGGCCCTGCAAGCCGCTGCCGCCACTGCGTCCGCTGATGCGGCGGATGCGGCCACAGCGCCCGCACCCGCAGCGGCACCGGTGATCATCAGCGCCGACCGCAGCCTGCGCTACGAAACGGTGATCGAGGCCATGGACGCGCTGCAGCGCGCCGGGGTGGCGCGCATCGGGCTGGCCGTGCAAGAAGCCACGCCCTGA
- the glyA gene encoding serine hydroxymethyltransferase has protein sequence MYSRSTTIAHTDPEIWAAIQAEHLRQEQHIELIASENYASPAVMAAQGTQLTNKYAEGYPGKRYYGGCEHVDVAEQLAIDRLKQLFGADAANVQPHCGASANEAVFLAFLKPGDTILGMSLAEGGHLTHGMALNMSGKWFNAISYGLNALEEIDYDAMAAKARAHRPKLIIAGASAYSLRIDFERFARVAKEVGAIFMVDMAHYAGLIAAGVYPNPVPHADVVTSTTHKSLRGPRGGIILMKAEHEKAINSAIFPGLQGGPLMHVIAAKAVAFKEALQPEFKAYQQQVLRNAQIMAQTLTERGLRIVSGRTESHVMLVDLRAKGITGKEAEAVLGRAHMTINKNAIPNDPEKPMVTSGVRIGTPALTTRGFKDDEARLTANLVADVLDHPRDEAALEAVRAQVHALTARFPVYG, from the coding sequence ATGTACTCTCGCTCCACCACCATCGCCCACACCGACCCCGAAATCTGGGCCGCCATCCAAGCCGAACACCTGCGCCAAGAGCAGCACATCGAGCTCATCGCCAGCGAGAACTACGCCAGCCCAGCGGTGATGGCGGCGCAAGGCACGCAGCTGACCAACAAATACGCCGAAGGCTACCCGGGCAAGCGCTATTACGGCGGCTGCGAGCACGTCGATGTGGCCGAGCAACTGGCCATCGATCGCCTCAAGCAGCTCTTTGGGGCCGACGCCGCCAACGTGCAGCCGCACTGCGGTGCGTCGGCCAACGAGGCGGTGTTTTTGGCCTTCCTCAAGCCCGGTGACACCATCTTGGGCATGAGTCTGGCCGAAGGCGGGCACCTGACGCACGGCATGGCGCTCAACATGAGCGGCAAGTGGTTCAACGCAATCTCGTACGGCCTCAACGCGCTCGAGGAAATCGACTACGACGCGATGGCGGCCAAGGCGCGCGCGCACCGGCCCAAGCTGATCATCGCTGGGGCCTCGGCCTACAGCCTGCGCATCGACTTCGAGCGCTTTGCCCGCGTCGCCAAAGAGGTGGGGGCGATTTTTATGGTTGACATGGCGCACTACGCCGGGCTGATCGCCGCCGGCGTCTATCCCAACCCGGTGCCGCACGCCGACGTCGTGACCTCGACCACGCACAAGAGCCTGCGCGGGCCGCGCGGCGGCATCATCCTGATGAAGGCCGAGCACGAAAAAGCCATCAACAGCGCCATCTTCCCGGGCCTGCAAGGCGGCCCGCTGATGCACGTGATCGCCGCCAAGGCGGTGGCCTTCAAAGAGGCGCTGCAACCCGAGTTCAAAGCCTACCAGCAGCAGGTGCTGCGCAACGCCCAGATCATGGCCCAGACCCTGACCGAGCGCGGCCTGCGCATCGTCAGCGGGCGCACCGAAAGCCACGTCATGCTGGTCGATCTGCGCGCCAAGGGCATCACCGGCAAAGAAGCCGAGGCGGTGCTGGGCCGGGCGCACATGACGATCAACAAAAACGCCATCCCCAACGACCCCGAAAAACCGATGGTCACCAGCGGCGTGCGCATCGGCACCCCGGCCCTGACCACGCGCGGCTTCAAAGACGACGAAGCGCGCCTGACCGCCAACTTGGTGGCCGACGTGCTCGACCACCCACGCGACGAAGCCGCGCTGGAAGCGGTGCGCGCCCAGGTGCACGCCCTGACCGCGCGCTTCCCGGTCTATGGCTGA
- the tolQ gene encoding protein TolQ — protein MKPDFSVIQLMLEATWVVQAVVLLLILASILSWAAIFRKGLLLRRVQRQSDEFERDFWSGGQLNELYQAALQRAADASPTERIFASGMREFHKLRDRRVSQPDALLDGARRAMRASLQREVDALEANMSFLGSVGSVAPYVGLFGTVWGIMHAFTGIGAMAQVTLAVVAPGIAEALVATAISLFAAIPAVVAYNRFAHDIDRAANRMESFIDEFSNILQRNVAAQGQPGASVPVAPAVGR, from the coding sequence ATGAAACCGGATTTTTCCGTCATCCAACTGATGCTCGAAGCCACCTGGGTGGTGCAGGCGGTGGTGCTGTTGCTCATCCTCGCCTCGATCCTGAGCTGGGCGGCGATTTTTCGCAAAGGTCTGCTGCTGCGCCGCGTGCAACGCCAAAGCGACGAGTTCGAGCGCGATTTCTGGTCTGGCGGCCAGCTCAACGAGCTCTACCAAGCGGCGCTGCAACGCGCTGCCGATGCCAGCCCGACCGAGCGCATCTTTGCCAGCGGCATGCGCGAGTTCCACAAGCTGCGCGACCGCCGCGTCAGCCAGCCCGACGCGTTGCTCGACGGCGCCCGCCGCGCCATGCGCGCCAGCCTGCAGCGCGAGGTCGATGCGCTCGAGGCCAATATGTCGTTCTTGGGCTCGGTGGGCTCGGTGGCGCCCTACGTGGGTTTGTTTGGCACCGTCTGGGGCATCATGCACGCCTTCACCGGCATCGGTGCCATGGCGCAAGTCACGTTGGCAGTGGTCGCGCCCGGCATCGCCGAAGCGCTGGTGGCCACCGCCATCAGCCTGTTTGCCGCCATCCCCGCCGTGGTGGCCTACAACCGCTTCGCGCACGACATCGACCGCGCCGCCAACCGCATGGAGAGCTTCATCGACGAGTTCTCCAACATCTTGCAGCGCAACGTCGCCGCCCAAGGCCAACCGGGCGCGTCGGTGCCGGTGGCCCCGGCGGTCGGGCGCTGA
- the ribBA gene encoding bifunctional 3,4-dihydroxy-2-butanone-4-phosphate synthase/GTP cyclohydrolase II: MNTPSPEPVAIAPVAEIVAELRAGRMVILVDEEDRENEGDLVLAADHVTPEAINFMARFGRGLICLTLTRERCERLQLPPMVARNGTKMGTAFTVSIEAAEGVSTGISAADRARTVQAAVAPEARPADLVQPGHIFPLQAVDGGVLLRAGHTEAGCDLAALAGCSPAAVICEIMNDDGSMARLPDLQRFAAVHGLKIGTIADLIEHRSRTESLVQHIGSRSLLTASGEFSAHAFRDQTSPALHLALVKGTWAPQDEVCVRVHEPLSVLDALEVGRAMHSWSLEASLRHMDAQGRGVVVLLNCGESAEQLLAQFEGTARATQAPERGRSGLDLRTYGIGAQILRHCGVHKMRLLGAPRRMPSMTGYGLEVSGFLNKGH; this comes from the coding sequence ATGAACACACCCAGCCCCGAACCGGTCGCCATTGCGCCCGTGGCCGAGATCGTTGCCGAGCTGCGCGCTGGCCGCATGGTGATCTTGGTCGATGAAGAAGACCGCGAAAACGAGGGCGACCTGGTGCTCGCCGCGGACCACGTCACGCCCGAGGCGATCAACTTCATGGCGCGCTTTGGCCGCGGCCTGATCTGCCTGACGCTCACGCGCGAGCGCTGCGAGCGGCTGCAACTGCCGCCCATGGTGGCGCGCAACGGCACCAAAATGGGCACGGCCTTTACGGTCTCGATCGAGGCCGCCGAGGGCGTGAGCACCGGCATTTCGGCCGCCGACCGCGCGCGCACCGTGCAAGCCGCCGTGGCCCCCGAGGCGCGCCCGGCCGACCTGGTGCAGCCGGGCCACATCTTCCCGCTGCAAGCCGTGGATGGCGGCGTGCTGCTGCGCGCTGGCCACACCGAAGCCGGCTGCGACCTCGCCGCGCTGGCCGGTTGCAGCCCTGCCGCCGTGATCTGCGAGATCATGAACGACGACGGCAGCATGGCGCGCCTGCCCGACCTGCAGCGCTTTGCGGCCGTGCATGGGCTCAAAATCGGCACCATCGCCGACCTGATCGAGCACCGCAGCCGCACCGAAAGCCTGGTGCAGCACATCGGCAGCCGCAGCCTGCTCACCGCCAGCGGCGAGTTCAGCGCGCACGCCTTTCGCGACCAGACCAGCCCGGCGCTGCATCTGGCGCTGGTCAAGGGCACTTGGGCGCCACAAGACGAGGTCTGCGTGCGCGTGCACGAGCCACTGAGCGTGCTCGATGCGCTCGAAGTCGGGCGCGCCATGCACTCGTGGTCGCTCGAGGCCAGCCTGCGCCACATGGACGCGCAGGGGCGCGGCGTGGTGGTGCTGCTCAACTGCGGCGAGAGCGCCGAGCAGCTGCTGGCGCAGTTTGAGGGCACGGCCCGCGCCACCCAAGCGCCCGAGCGCGGTCGCAGTGGGCTGGACTTGCGCACCTACGGCATCGGGGCGCAAATTTTGCGCCACTGCGGGGTGCACAAAATGCGCCTGCTGGGTGCGCCCCGGCGCATGCCGAGCATGACCGGCTACGGGCTGGAAGTGAGCGGTTTTTTGAACAAAGGACATTGA
- the ribH gene encoding 6,7-dimethyl-8-ribityllumazine synthase, translating into MLGADKGRAAALDGQGLRVALVQARFNLDVTDALAQACRAELLRLGVTPEQIEQVQVPGALELPLALQALAASGRFDALVALGCVIRGETYHFELVCNESAAGISRVALDHRIALANAVLSTENLQQAQARQVDKGVDAARVAVEMARLLQQWGRT; encoded by the coding sequence ATGCTGGGTGCAGACAAAGGCCGGGCCGCCGCGCTCGACGGCCAGGGCTTGCGCGTTGCGCTGGTGCAGGCGCGCTTCAACCTCGACGTGACCGACGCGCTGGCCCAAGCCTGCCGTGCCGAGTTGCTGCGCCTGGGCGTGACCCCCGAGCAGATCGAGCAGGTGCAAGTACCGGGCGCGCTCGAGCTGCCGCTGGCGCTGCAGGCGCTGGCCGCCAGCGGGCGCTTCGACGCGCTGGTGGCGCTGGGCTGCGTGATTCGGGGTGAAACCTACCACTTCGAGCTGGTCTGCAATGAGAGCGCTGCCGGCATCAGCCGGGTGGCGCTGGACCACCGCATTGCGCTGGCCAACGCCGTGCTGAGCACCGAAAACCTGCAGCAAGCGCAAGCGCGCCAAGTGGACAAAGGGGTGGACGCGGCCCGGGTGGCGGTGGAAATGGCGCGCTTGCTGCAGCAGTGGGGGCGCACATGA